From Callithrix jacchus isolate 240 chromosome 3, calJac240_pri, whole genome shotgun sequence, a single genomic window includes:
- the SLC34A2 gene encoding sodium-dependent phosphate transport protein 2B isoform X2, giving the protein MAPWPELGNAQPNPNQYLEGAESQQPIAPDKSKETNKNNTGAPVTKIELLPTYSTATLLEETTEVDDPWNLPVLQDAGIKWSERDTKGKILCVFRGIGKLILLLGFLYFFVCSLDVLSSAFQLVGGKMAGRFFSNSSIMSNPLLGLVIGVLVTVLVQSSSTSTSIVVSMVASSLLTVQAAIPIVMGANIGTSITNTIVALMQLGDRSEFRRAFAGATVHDFFNWLSVLVLLPVEVATHYLEVITQLMVDSFHFKNGEDAPELLKVITKPFTKLIVQLDKKVISQIAMNDETAKNKSLIKIWCKTFTNKTQMNITVPSTADCTSLSLCWTDGIQTWTMKNVTYKENVAKCQHIFVNFHLPDVAVGVILLVISLVVLCGCLIMIVKILGSVLKGQVAAVIKKTINTDFPFPFAWLTGYLAILVGAGMTFIVQSSSVFTSALTPLIGMGVITIERAYPLTLGSNIGTTTTAILAALASPGSSIKSSLQIALCHFFFNISGILLWYPIPFTRLPIRMAKRLGNISAKYRWFAVFYLIIFFFLIPLTVFGLSLAGWPVLVGVGVPVLVIVILVLCLRLLQSRCPRILPKILQNWNCLPLWMRSLKPWDAVVSKLAGCFQPRCCCCCRVCCRLCCLLCGCKCCRCSRCCEDLEEGQEAQGVPVKAPETFDNISISREAQGEVPAPDSKTECTAL; this is encoded by the exons ATGGCTCCCTGGCCTGAATTGGGAAATGCCCAGCCCAACCCCAATCAGTACCTTGAAGGGGCCGAAAGTCAGCAGCCCATCGCCCCAGATAAAAGCAAAGAGACCAACAAAA ATAACACTGGGGCACCTGTAACCAAGATTGAACTTCTGCCGACCTACTCCACGGCGACACTGTTAGAGGAGACCACCGAGGTGGACGACCCCTGGAACCTACCTGTTCTTCAGGATGCGGGGATCAAGTGGTCAG AGAGAGACACCAAAGGGAAGATTCTCTGTGTCTTCCGAGGGATTGGGAAATTGATTTTGCTTCTCGGATTTCTCTACTTTTTCGTGTGCTCCCTGGATGTTCTTAGCAGCGCCTTTCAGCTAGTTGGAG gaaaaatggCGGGACGATTCTTCAGTAACAGCTCTATTATGTCCAACCCTTTGTTGGGGCTGGTAATCGGGGTGCTGGTGACTGTCTTGGTGCAAAGCTCCAGCACCTCAACCTCCATTGTTGTCAGCATGGTGGCCTCGTCAT TGCTCACCGTTCAGGCTGCCATCCCCATTGTCATGGGGGCCAACATTGGAACGTCAATCACCAACACTATCGTTGCTCTTATGCAGCTGGGAGACCGGAGTGAGTTCAGAAG AGCTTTTGCAGGAGCCACCGTCCACGACTTCTTCAACTGGCTCTCCGTGTTGGTGCTCTTACCTGTGGAGGTTGCCACCCATTACCTTGAGGTCATAACCCAGCTTATGGTGGACAGCTTCCACTTCAAGAATGGAGAAGACGCCCCAGAGCTTCTGAAGGTCATCACTAAGCCCTTCACAAAGCTCATTGTCCAG CTGGATAAAAAAGTTATCAGCCAAATTGCAATGAATGATGAAACAGCAAAAAACAAGAGTCTCATCAAGATTTGGTGCAAAACTTTTACCAACAAG ACCCAGATGAACATCACTGTTCCCTCGACTGCTGACTGCACCTCCCTTTCCCTCTGTTGGACGGATGGCATCCAAACCTGGACCATGAAGAATGTGACCTACAAGGAGAACGTCGCCAAAT GCCAGCATATCTTTGTGAATTTCCACCTTCCGGACGTTGCTGTGGGCGTCATCCTGCTCGTCATCTCCCTGGTGGTCCTCTGTGGTTGCCTGATCATGATTGTCAAGATCCTAGGCTCTGTGCTCAAGGGGCAGGTGGCTGCTGTCATCAAGAAGACCATCAACACTG ATTTCCCCTTTCCCTTTGCGTGGCTGACTGGCTACCTGGCCATCCTCGTTGGAGCAGGCATGACCTTCATCGTGCAGAGCAGCTCTGTGTTCACATCGGCCTTGACCCCCCTGATTG GAATGGGCGTGATAACCATTGAGAGGGCTTATCCACTCACGCTGGGTTCCAACATCggcaccaccaccaccgccatccTGGCCGCCTTAGCCAGCCCAGGCAGCTCGATAAAGAGTTCACTCCAG ATTGCCCTGTGTCATTTTTTCTTCAACATCTCCGGTATCTTACTGTGGTACCCGATCCCATTCACTCGCCTGCCCATCCGCATGGCCAAGAGGCTGGGCAACATCTCTGCCAAGTATCGCTGGTTCGCAGTCTTCTACCTGATCATCTTCTTCTTCCTAATCCCGCTGACGGTGTTCGGCCTCTCGCTGGCCGGCTGGCCGGTGCTGGTGGGCGTTGGCGTGCCCGTCCTCGTGATCGTTATCCTGGTACTGTGCCTCCGCCTGCTGCAGTCCCGCTGCCCACGCATCCTGCCCAAGATACTCCAGAACTGGAACTGCCTGCCGCTGTGGATGCGCTCTCTGAAGCCCTGGGACGCCGTGGTCTCCAAGCTGGCCGGCTGCTTCCAACCgcgctgttgctgctgctgccgcGTGTGCTGCCGCCTGTGCTGCCTGCTGTGTGGCTGCAAGTGCTGCCGCTGCAGCAGGTGCTGCGAGGACTTGGAGGAGGGCCAGGAGGCGCAGGGCGTCCCCGTCAAGGCCCCTGAGACCTTTGACAACATAAGCATTAGCAGAGAGGCTCAGGGTGAGGTCCCTGCCCCAGACTCAAAGACCGAATGCACGGCCTTGTAG
- the SLC34A2 gene encoding sodium-dependent phosphate transport protein 2B isoform X1 — MGSLRRQIMAPWPELGNAQPNPNQYLEGAESQQPIAPDKSKETNKNNTGAPVTKIELLPTYSTATLLEETTEVDDPWNLPVLQDAGIKWSERDTKGKILCVFRGIGKLILLLGFLYFFVCSLDVLSSAFQLVGGKMAGRFFSNSSIMSNPLLGLVIGVLVTVLVQSSSTSTSIVVSMVASSLLTVQAAIPIVMGANIGTSITNTIVALMQLGDRSEFRRAFAGATVHDFFNWLSVLVLLPVEVATHYLEVITQLMVDSFHFKNGEDAPELLKVITKPFTKLIVQLDKKVISQIAMNDETAKNKSLIKIWCKTFTNKTQMNITVPSTADCTSLSLCWTDGIQTWTMKNVTYKENVAKCQHIFVNFHLPDVAVGVILLVISLVVLCGCLIMIVKILGSVLKGQVAAVIKKTINTDFPFPFAWLTGYLAILVGAGMTFIVQSSSVFTSALTPLIGMGVITIERAYPLTLGSNIGTTTTAILAALASPGSSIKSSLQIALCHFFFNISGILLWYPIPFTRLPIRMAKRLGNISAKYRWFAVFYLIIFFFLIPLTVFGLSLAGWPVLVGVGVPVLVIVILVLCLRLLQSRCPRILPKILQNWNCLPLWMRSLKPWDAVVSKLAGCFQPRCCCCCRVCCRLCCLLCGCKCCRCSRCCEDLEEGQEAQGVPVKAPETFDNISISREAQGEVPAPDSKTECTAL, encoded by the exons ATGGGATCATTAAGGCGGCAG ATCATGGCTCCCTGGCCTGAATTGGGAAATGCCCAGCCCAACCCCAATCAGTACCTTGAAGGGGCCGAAAGTCAGCAGCCCATCGCCCCAGATAAAAGCAAAGAGACCAACAAAA ATAACACTGGGGCACCTGTAACCAAGATTGAACTTCTGCCGACCTACTCCACGGCGACACTGTTAGAGGAGACCACCGAGGTGGACGACCCCTGGAACCTACCTGTTCTTCAGGATGCGGGGATCAAGTGGTCAG AGAGAGACACCAAAGGGAAGATTCTCTGTGTCTTCCGAGGGATTGGGAAATTGATTTTGCTTCTCGGATTTCTCTACTTTTTCGTGTGCTCCCTGGATGTTCTTAGCAGCGCCTTTCAGCTAGTTGGAG gaaaaatggCGGGACGATTCTTCAGTAACAGCTCTATTATGTCCAACCCTTTGTTGGGGCTGGTAATCGGGGTGCTGGTGACTGTCTTGGTGCAAAGCTCCAGCACCTCAACCTCCATTGTTGTCAGCATGGTGGCCTCGTCAT TGCTCACCGTTCAGGCTGCCATCCCCATTGTCATGGGGGCCAACATTGGAACGTCAATCACCAACACTATCGTTGCTCTTATGCAGCTGGGAGACCGGAGTGAGTTCAGAAG AGCTTTTGCAGGAGCCACCGTCCACGACTTCTTCAACTGGCTCTCCGTGTTGGTGCTCTTACCTGTGGAGGTTGCCACCCATTACCTTGAGGTCATAACCCAGCTTATGGTGGACAGCTTCCACTTCAAGAATGGAGAAGACGCCCCAGAGCTTCTGAAGGTCATCACTAAGCCCTTCACAAAGCTCATTGTCCAG CTGGATAAAAAAGTTATCAGCCAAATTGCAATGAATGATGAAACAGCAAAAAACAAGAGTCTCATCAAGATTTGGTGCAAAACTTTTACCAACAAG ACCCAGATGAACATCACTGTTCCCTCGACTGCTGACTGCACCTCCCTTTCCCTCTGTTGGACGGATGGCATCCAAACCTGGACCATGAAGAATGTGACCTACAAGGAGAACGTCGCCAAAT GCCAGCATATCTTTGTGAATTTCCACCTTCCGGACGTTGCTGTGGGCGTCATCCTGCTCGTCATCTCCCTGGTGGTCCTCTGTGGTTGCCTGATCATGATTGTCAAGATCCTAGGCTCTGTGCTCAAGGGGCAGGTGGCTGCTGTCATCAAGAAGACCATCAACACTG ATTTCCCCTTTCCCTTTGCGTGGCTGACTGGCTACCTGGCCATCCTCGTTGGAGCAGGCATGACCTTCATCGTGCAGAGCAGCTCTGTGTTCACATCGGCCTTGACCCCCCTGATTG GAATGGGCGTGATAACCATTGAGAGGGCTTATCCACTCACGCTGGGTTCCAACATCggcaccaccaccaccgccatccTGGCCGCCTTAGCCAGCCCAGGCAGCTCGATAAAGAGTTCACTCCAG ATTGCCCTGTGTCATTTTTTCTTCAACATCTCCGGTATCTTACTGTGGTACCCGATCCCATTCACTCGCCTGCCCATCCGCATGGCCAAGAGGCTGGGCAACATCTCTGCCAAGTATCGCTGGTTCGCAGTCTTCTACCTGATCATCTTCTTCTTCCTAATCCCGCTGACGGTGTTCGGCCTCTCGCTGGCCGGCTGGCCGGTGCTGGTGGGCGTTGGCGTGCCCGTCCTCGTGATCGTTATCCTGGTACTGTGCCTCCGCCTGCTGCAGTCCCGCTGCCCACGCATCCTGCCCAAGATACTCCAGAACTGGAACTGCCTGCCGCTGTGGATGCGCTCTCTGAAGCCCTGGGACGCCGTGGTCTCCAAGCTGGCCGGCTGCTTCCAACCgcgctgttgctgctgctgccgcGTGTGCTGCCGCCTGTGCTGCCTGCTGTGTGGCTGCAAGTGCTGCCGCTGCAGCAGGTGCTGCGAGGACTTGGAGGAGGGCCAGGAGGCGCAGGGCGTCCCCGTCAAGGCCCCTGAGACCTTTGACAACATAAGCATTAGCAGAGAGGCTCAGGGTGAGGTCCCTGCCCCAGACTCAAAGACCGAATGCACGGCCTTGTAG